Proteins from one Actinomycetota bacterium genomic window:
- a CDS encoding MFS transporter: MEVPEEAWPSPLEEASLSAFFARLLPALRAFRYPHYRILWVSGVLSSVGNWMQTAAYGVLVLGLTGSPLLTALIPASQQFLMGPLGPVGGLLADRFNRRNLLIVTQSAFAISAAGIAVLILMGDPRPAPLLAISLATGVFMAVNFPAYQAFFPRLIPPGEMPNAVAMNSVSFNVARIVGPSIGAVILRIWGPGPVFLVNAATFVLFAVALMFIPSRTGAIPAAHRDAVGSIGDGWRYVRRDPTTRTLIMGIGLISLFALPVIWLSPLMADRIFGSPRDTGFILSAMGGGAIFGALLAGSLGADRRPHIGTVSYFLLALSLGGFAFATVPALSLALIALFGASYMGAAVVINSLVQLVTPDRIRGRVMSLYMMAWVGLLPYGAILAGGLAEWVGGDLGAPLALAVGAGLCLLFAIRLAVRGDWIPRNPEAADGPGPASD, translated from the coding sequence GTGGAGGTGCCTGAGGAGGCGTGGCCTTCGCCGTTGGAGGAGGCGTCGCTGAGCGCGTTCTTCGCCCGCCTGCTCCCGGCTCTGCGGGCCTTCCGGTACCCGCACTACCGGATCCTATGGGTCTCGGGCGTCCTGTCCAGCGTGGGGAACTGGATGCAGACGGCCGCATACGGGGTACTCGTACTCGGCCTCACAGGCAGCCCGCTGCTGACGGCCCTGATCCCGGCGTCACAGCAGTTCCTGATGGGTCCCCTGGGACCCGTGGGCGGCCTCCTGGCGGACCGGTTCAACCGCCGGAACCTGCTGATCGTCACGCAGTCGGCGTTCGCGATCTCGGCGGCGGGGATAGCCGTGCTCATCCTGATGGGAGACCCTCGGCCGGCCCCGCTGCTCGCCATCTCCCTGGCCACGGGCGTGTTCATGGCCGTCAACTTCCCGGCCTACCAGGCGTTCTTCCCTCGCCTGATACCACCCGGGGAGATGCCGAACGCGGTGGCGATGAACTCCGTGTCGTTCAACGTCGCGAGGATCGTCGGGCCATCCATCGGTGCCGTGATCCTGCGCATCTGGGGGCCGGGACCGGTCTTCCTCGTCAACGCGGCGACCTTCGTCCTGTTCGCGGTCGCTCTCATGTTCATCCCGTCCCGGACGGGAGCGATCCCGGCCGCCCACCGCGACGCGGTCGGCTCCATCGGCGACGGTTGGCGGTACGTGAGGCGTGACCCGACCACGCGGACCCTCATCATGGGGATCGGGTTGATCAGCCTGTTCGCCCTGCCGGTCATCTGGCTCTCCCCGCTGATGGCGGACCGCATCTTCGGCTCCCCGCGCGACACCGGGTTCATCCTGTCCGCCATGGGAGGCGGGGCCATCTTCGGGGCGCTCCTCGCCGGCTCCCTGGGAGCGGACCGGCGTCCCCACATCGGGACGGTCTCCTACTTCCTGCTGGCACTGAGCCTCGGGGGGTTCGCCTTCGCAACCGTGCCCGCGCTCTCGCTGGCGCTGATCGCGCTGTTCGGCGCCTCCTACATGGGCGCGGCCGTGGTGATCAACTCGCTCGTCCAGCTCGTCACCCCGGACAGGATCAGGGGACGGGTGATGAGCCTGTACATGATGGCTTGGGTGGGACTGCTCCCCTACGGAGCGATCCTGGCGGGAGGGCTGGCCGAGTGGGTCGGCGGCGACCTAGGGGCCCCGCTGGCGCTCGCGGTCGGCGCAGGCCTCTGTCTCCTCTTCGCGATCCGCCTCGCGGTTCGGGGAGACTGGATCCCGCGGAACCCGGAGGCGGCGGACGGACCCGGCCCGGCGTCGGACTGA
- a CDS encoding hotdog domain-containing protein, with product MEVGSTGRASLQVDQGDTAVTFGSGDVDVLATPRLVALCEEAAVAAVAGHLEANRTTVGTRITLDHLAPTPVGGSVEATATLERVDGRTLEFSIRATDAQGAIATGSHVRVVVDRQRFEDAAASRR from the coding sequence ATGGAGGTTGGATCGACCGGACGCGCGTCCCTGCAGGTGGATCAGGGGGACACGGCGGTCACCTTCGGCTCCGGCGATGTGGACGTCCTCGCCACGCCTCGGCTCGTAGCCCTCTGCGAGGAGGCGGCGGTGGCGGCCGTGGCCGGACACCTCGAAGCGAACAGGACCACGGTGGGTACGCGCATCACGCTCGACCACCTCGCTCCAACCCCGGTCGGTGGGAGCGTGGAGGCCACCGCGACCCTCGAGCGCGTGGACGGTCGCACCCTGGAGTTCTCCATCCGCGCGACCGACGCCCAGGGTGCGATCGCGACCGGTTCGCACGTGCGTGTGGTGGTCGACCGCCAGCGGTTCGAGGACGCCGCGGCGTCCCGCCGATGA
- a CDS encoding metallopeptidase family protein, whose translation MIGVSHEEFEVLVAEALDSLPEPFASHLDNVEVVVADEPSSEELEEAGVEPGASLFGLYQGIPQTERGAGYTFVMPDKITIYRLPIVAACGDRDEVRDEVAVTVVHEIAHHFGISDERLEELGWA comes from the coding sequence ATGATCGGCGTATCCCACGAGGAGTTCGAGGTCCTGGTCGCAGAGGCGCTCGACTCGCTACCGGAGCCCTTCGCGTCGCACCTCGACAACGTGGAGGTGGTGGTCGCGGACGAGCCGTCGTCGGAGGAGCTCGAGGAGGCCGGCGTCGAGCCGGGTGCGTCGCTGTTCGGGCTCTACCAGGGGATACCGCAGACGGAGCGCGGGGCCGGGTACACGTTCGTGATGCCGGACAAGATAACCATCTACCGGCTCCCCATCGTGGCCGCATGCGGCGACCGCGACGAGGTGCGCGATGAGGTGGCCGTGACCGTCGTCCACGAGATAGCCCACCACTTCGGGATATCCGACGAGCGGCTCGAGGAGCTCGGGTGGGCGTGA